GGCGCGATAACCGGGCTACGCTACACCCCGAATTGATTATCAATTCCGCTAAACTATTTGTTTTTTGGAGGTGCAAATATACACCTTTTCTTTAAACCACAACTATTATTTTAAAAAAACTTCAAAAAAAGTTGCTTTAATTATTAAATTCTGAATTCTGAATGCAAAGTAATTTATAATTCCCCATATTTCAGTAACATTCATCCTAAAGATTTTATTAAATTTGCCTATTGAATTTAATAAAAAAATATGCTGATAATAGGAATTGCAGGAGGTACTGGTTGTGGTAAAACAACGGTTGTTAATCAAATTTTAACCCAGTTGCCAGAAGGAGAGGTTGGTATAATTTCTCAGGATTCGTATTATAAAGATACGAGCCACCTGTCTTACGACGAAAGAATTAAAATTAATTTTGACCACCCAAGATCTATAGATTTTGAACTTTTAGAGCAACATCTTAAGGAATTAAAAGCAGGACAAGCTATAGAACAACCGGTATATTCTTTTGTAAAACACAACAGAACTGGGGATACTATAAAGACAAAGCCAAGAAAAGTGATGATAGTGGAAGGTATTTTAATATTGACCCATCCTGAACTTAGAGAAATGTTTGATATTAAAATATTTGTTCATGCTGATAGTGACGAGCGTTTAATTAGAAGATTAAAACGTGATATTACAGAGCGTGGTAGAGATATAGACGAAGTTTTAGCACGTTACCAAAACACACTAAAACCAATGCATCAACAGTTTATACAACCAATGATGGAATATGCAGATATTATTATTCCAAACAATAAATACAACACCGTTGCTGTAGATATTGTAAAGACTATTATTAACGAGAAACTACAATAATATAAGGCAATGAAGTGGTACAAAAACATATATATAATTATCCTAATCGGGTTTGGCGTTTGGATGGTTTTTTTTGACACCAACTCATTACAAAGTCATATTGAAGTTAATCACGAAAGAAGCAAACTAGAGGACGAAAAAGAATATTATAGAAAGGAAATCGTAAAGGATAAAAAAGCAATTAAAAAGCTGACCAGTACTGATGGTCTAGAAACTTTTGCGAGAGAGAAATACTATATGAAAAAGGAAAACGAAGATATTTATATCATCGAATACGAAGACAGCTTAAAGACCAAAAACAATGAGTAATCCACTTTTTTCCGCATTTGAAAAAGTATCTTCTAAAGCTTGGAAACAAAAAATCCAAGTCGATTTAAAAGGTGCTGATTATAACAATACCCTTGTCTGGAAAACTAACGAAGGGATTGACGTACGCCCATTTTATCATCAAGATGAAATGACAGAAACCTTTACTATCCAAC
This portion of the Olleya sp. Bg11-27 genome encodes:
- a CDS encoding FtsB family cell division protein — its product is MKWYKNIYIIILIGFGVWMVFFDTNSLQSHIEVNHERSKLEDEKEYYRKEIVKDKKAIKKLTSTDGLETFAREKYYMKKENEDIYIIEYEDSLKTKNNE
- the udk gene encoding uridine kinase, producing the protein MLIIGIAGGTGCGKTTVVNQILTQLPEGEVGIISQDSYYKDTSHLSYDERIKINFDHPRSIDFELLEQHLKELKAGQAIEQPVYSFVKHNRTGDTIKTKPRKVMIVEGILILTHPELREMFDIKIFVHADSDERLIRRLKRDITERGRDIDEVLARYQNTLKPMHQQFIQPMMEYADIIIPNNKYNTVAVDIVKTIINEKLQ